The Methanolacinia petrolearia DSM 11571 genome has a segment encoding these proteins:
- a CDS encoding NEW3 domain-containing protein translates to MKILSFTSLKYILALFVIVIMILPAAVSADSSDDSSTSNVEISCTYPGKIIEAGENITFNLGITNNKGTDPKKIRLDTFKGEEDWKFHLYADGYEIDRLAMKKGQEVSVTLEIETTGDTAVDTYPVRVAIDDASIWLYVIIDETHKDEMGVLVAEVVDDQGEPIDEARINVYKHNTDKFITSVYTTSDGQIRTEIDQGDYDLVVEREGYRSREVKDVSINCGYTEDIGTVMLEKKTYGLLIDFKSPIVTTTSDDNPTFEAVITNIGKSDDIIKLGTEGAPDKWYFKFKEDADSSESISSIYLDSGEQKTIYVEAIPPNSVETGEYSFNATFESSDYLYEEGLTAGISGTSNMVVFSEKYKYEITKGDTVEIPVQITNNGNGEALTNVQTEVTTPDGWSVQVSPEEIASIEAGEKETVVLTVVPPANIAASEYKISLNVVSDEEEKSDDIRIIIKENSYVGILGILLLVAVIGGVIYFFRKHARR, encoded by the coding sequence ATGAAAATTCTATCTTTTACATCCCTGAAATATATCCTGGCACTTTTTGTGATAGTGATAATGATATTGCCGGCTGCTGTCTCGGCAGACAGTTCGGACGACAGTTCGACGAGCAATGTTGAGATTTCATGTACATATCCCGGAAAGATCATAGAAGCCGGGGAAAATATCACATTCAATCTCGGAATTACCAATAACAAGGGTACTGACCCTAAAAAGATCCGATTGGACACTTTTAAAGGCGAAGAAGACTGGAAATTCCATCTATATGCCGACGGTTATGAGATCGACAGGCTTGCAATGAAGAAAGGCCAGGAAGTTTCCGTTACTCTTGAAATCGAAACTACCGGAGATACGGCGGTTGATACTTATCCTGTAAGAGTGGCGATTGACGATGCAAGTATCTGGCTGTATGTAATTATCGATGAAACGCATAAGGATGAGATGGGGGTTTTAGTGGCAGAGGTCGTTGACGACCAGGGAGAGCCGATCGACGAGGCCCGTATAAATGTCTATAAACACAACACGGACAAGTTTATAACTTCAGTCTATACTACATCAGACGGCCAGATAAGGACCGAAATCGACCAGGGCGATTACGATCTTGTAGTGGAAAGAGAGGGCTACCGGAGCAGGGAAGTGAAGGATGTCTCGATCAATTGCGGGTATACCGAGGATATAGGCACTGTAATGCTCGAGAAAAAAACATACGGCCTTCTGATAGATTTTAAGTCCCCTATAGTTACAACGACATCTGACGATAACCCGACTTTTGAGGCAGTGATTACAAATATCGGCAAAAGCGACGATATAATAAAACTTGGTACTGAAGGGGCACCGGACAAATGGTACTTTAAATTCAAGGAAGACGCCGATTCGTCTGAGAGCATCTCCAGCATATACCTGGATTCAGGAGAACAAAAGACAATATATGTCGAGGCGATTCCTCCGAATTCTGTAGAAACGGGCGAATATTCTTTCAATGCAACATTCGAGTCTTCCGATTACCTGTATGAAGAAGGACTTACCGCAGGAATCTCCGGAACCAGCAATATGGTTGTATTTTCTGAAAAGTACAAATACGAAATTACAAAAGGAGATACCGTAGAGATCCCAGTACAGATCACAAACAACGGCAACGGCGAAGCACTGACCAATGTTCAGACCGAAGTCACAACCCCGGACGGATGGAGTGTTCAGGTATCGCCTGAAGAGATCGCTTCCATAGAAGCGGGAGAGAAAGAAACCGTCGTCCTGACTGTAGTTCCGCCTGCCAATATCGCAGCATCGGAGTATAAGATCTCGCTTAATGTCGTATCCGATGAAGAGGAAAAAAGCGATGATATCAGGATTATAATAAAGGAGAATTCCTACGTTGGAATTCTCGGCATTCTTCTCCTCGTGGCAGTGATAGGAGGGGTCATATACTTCTTCAGGAAGCATGCCAGGAGATAA